The following are from one region of the Streptomyces rubrogriseus genome:
- a CDS encoding MFS transporter has product MSKKRPGGESLPSAPSTATGPSPDHEVPAATPAPDPKRWWALAVIALAQLMVILDGTVVNIALPSAQRALGMSDADRQWVITAYTLAFGGLLLLGGRIADLVGRKRTFVIGLAGFAAASALGGAAAGPGMLFAARALQGAFAAVLAPSALSLLATTFTDPKERARAFGVYGALAGGGSAVGLIVGGLLTEYLNWRWSLYVNVPIALAALLGAPAFLRDRSGRRSGHLDVPGALLGCGGLVALVYGFSEAEPRGWSSPSVLTPLVAGVVLLAAFVWWQSRAASPLLPLRIVRDRVRAGSLATMGLATIGMFGVFLFLTYYLQVVLGYPPVRTGLAFVPISAGIVIGATQIAARLLPRTAPRTLMSSGMVLAAAGMVLLSSVTVHAQYVTHVLPALLLLGLGMGLTFMPVYATATAGVPAQDAGVASAVLNTVQQMGASLGTVLLNTIATGATGRYLHSHVRGPDADGATLDQGMVHGFSVAYRCSAGVLLLAALVAGLTVWHRTPKHAGHDAPA; this is encoded by the coding sequence ATGAGCAAGAAACGTCCTGGAGGGGAATCCCTCCCGTCCGCCCCCTCCACGGCCACCGGCCCTTCCCCGGACCACGAGGTCCCCGCCGCGACTCCGGCACCGGATCCGAAGCGCTGGTGGGCGCTGGCCGTCATCGCCCTCGCTCAGCTGATGGTGATCCTCGACGGCACCGTCGTGAACATCGCGCTGCCCTCCGCCCAGCGCGCCCTCGGCATGTCGGACGCCGACCGGCAGTGGGTGATCACCGCCTACACGCTGGCCTTCGGCGGGCTGCTGCTGCTCGGCGGCCGGATCGCCGATCTGGTGGGCCGCAAGCGCACCTTCGTCATCGGCCTGGCCGGATTCGCCGCGGCCTCCGCGCTGGGCGGCGCGGCGGCCGGTCCCGGGATGCTGTTCGCGGCGCGGGCCCTGCAAGGTGCGTTCGCGGCGGTCCTGGCGCCCTCGGCCCTGTCGCTGCTGGCTACGACGTTCACCGATCCCAAGGAGCGGGCCAGGGCGTTCGGGGTCTACGGTGCGCTGGCCGGCGGCGGCAGCGCGGTCGGGCTGATCGTGGGCGGTCTGCTGACCGAGTACCTGAACTGGCGCTGGTCCCTGTACGTCAACGTGCCCATCGCGCTGGCCGCCCTGCTCGGCGCACCGGCCTTCCTGCGCGACCGCTCCGGCCGCCGGAGCGGGCACCTGGACGTGCCGGGCGCGCTGCTGGGCTGCGGCGGGCTCGTCGCCCTCGTGTACGGCTTCAGCGAGGCCGAACCCCGCGGCTGGTCCAGCCCGTCCGTGCTCACGCCGCTCGTGGCCGGAGTGGTCCTGCTCGCCGCCTTCGTGTGGTGGCAGAGCCGCGCGGCGAGCCCGCTGCTGCCGCTGCGCATCGTCAGGGACCGCGTCCGGGCGGGATCGCTCGCGACGATGGGCCTGGCCACCATCGGCATGTTCGGCGTCTTCCTGTTCCTGACGTACTACCTCCAGGTCGTCCTCGGCTACCCGCCGGTGCGGACGGGTCTGGCCTTCGTGCCGATCTCGGCCGGCATCGTCATCGGCGCGACCCAGATCGCGGCCCGCCTGCTGCCACGCACGGCGCCGCGCACTCTGATGTCGTCCGGCATGGTGCTGGCCGCCGCCGGCATGGTGCTGCTCAGCAGCGTGACCGTGCACGCGCAGTACGTCACGCACGTGCTGCCCGCCCTGCTGCTGCTCGGTCTGGGCATGGGCCTGACCTTCATGCCGGTCTACGCGACGGCCACCGCGGGCGTACCCGCTCAGGACGCCGGTGTGGCCTCGGCCGTCCTCAACACCGTTCAGCAGATGGGCGCTTCGCTGGGCACCGTACTGCTCAACACCATCGCCACCGGCGCCACCGGCCGTTACCTCCACTCGCACGTGCGCGGTCCGGACGCCGACGGCGCGACCCTCGACCAGGGCATGGTGCACGGCTTCTCCGTCGCCTACCGGTGCTCGGCGGGCGTTCTGCTGCTCGCCGCGCTGGTAGCGGGCCTCACTGTCTGGCACAGGACGCCGAAGCACGCCGGACACGACGCACCGGCCTAG
- a CDS encoding DUF397 domain-containing protein produces the protein MNRVTSASEAPGPVWFKSSYSSSGDGNDCVEVAITPATIHIRDSKRPDGPRLAVESATWTTFVAWPGAVSPRV, from the coding sequence ATGAACCGCGTCACCTCAGCCTCGGAAGCCCCCGGTCCCGTCTGGTTCAAGAGCAGCTACAGCAGCAGCGGAGACGGCAACGACTGCGTCGAGGTCGCGATAACCCCCGCCACCATCCACATCCGCGACTCCAAGCGCCCCGACGGCCCCCGCCTCGCCGTCGAATCGGCGACGTGGACGACGTTCGTGGCCTGGCCGGGCGCGGTCAGTCCTCGGGTTTGA
- a CDS encoding helix-turn-helix domain-containing protein yields the protein MPVNGEAGEPGWEVDPDDEWGVAVLTTVGRQLKLRREAVGMRAGDFGVAVGYGEDLVYKVEGGKRIPRREYLEKADQVLDAGGLVAAAWEDVKRVRYPKQVRELAKLEATAVEVSLYANHNIHGLLQTEEHMRSLFDTWLPAYTEEETESMVAARLARRSVFERSPAPTLSFVQEEATLRRPVGGRMVWRGQLERLLELGELRSVSIQVMPTDCEEHFGTGGMIEVLKFPDGTAVGRSEGAFNGRPVSDPKQLRILELRYGMIRAQALTPRESRAVIEQMLGES from the coding sequence ATGCCTGTGAACGGCGAGGCGGGCGAGCCGGGTTGGGAGGTCGACCCGGACGACGAGTGGGGTGTGGCCGTCCTCACCACGGTGGGGAGGCAGCTGAAGCTGCGCCGCGAGGCGGTGGGCATGCGGGCGGGCGACTTCGGGGTGGCGGTCGGCTATGGCGAGGATCTCGTCTACAAGGTGGAGGGCGGGAAGCGGATCCCCCGGCGGGAGTACCTGGAGAAGGCGGACCAGGTCCTCGACGCGGGCGGTCTCGTCGCTGCGGCCTGGGAGGACGTGAAGAGGGTCCGCTATCCCAAGCAGGTGCGGGAACTCGCCAAGCTGGAGGCGACAGCGGTGGAGGTCTCGTTGTACGCCAACCACAACATCCACGGGCTGTTGCAGACCGAGGAACACATGCGCTCGCTCTTCGACACATGGCTGCCCGCGTACACCGAGGAAGAGACCGAGAGCATGGTTGCGGCACGACTGGCACGCCGGTCGGTGTTCGAGCGGTCCCCGGCGCCGACCCTCAGTTTTGTCCAGGAGGAGGCGACGCTTCGCCGGCCGGTAGGGGGCAGAATGGTGTGGCGTGGGCAGCTCGAACGACTGCTTGAGCTGGGCGAGTTGCGAAGCGTCTCGATTCAGGTGATGCCGACCGACTGCGAGGAGCACTTCGGCACGGGCGGCATGATCGAGGTCCTGAAGTTTCCGGACGGTACGGCGGTGGGGCGCTCCGAAGGAGCGTTCAACGGGCGGCCGGTGTCCGACCCGAAGCAGCTCCGGATCCTTGAGCTGCGCTATGGCATGATCCGGGCCCAGGCTCTCACGCCCCGAGAGTCGCGGGCCGTCATCGAGCAGATGCTTGGAGAGTCATGA
- a CDS encoding MBL fold metallo-hydrolase, whose amino-acid sequence MLTPVADGVLVHQSELLRNNTVVVQGEAGVLVVDPGLTTGEMGCLAEDLRQLGQPVVAGFATHPDWDHALWHPELGQVPRYGTARCSAYLRELRSEEGWKARVAAGLPPEIADETPLELFGLIVGLPAGAELIPWDGPEVRVIEHPAHAPGHAALLVEDRGVLVAGDMLSDRFVPMLDDTEHPVEDYLAGLRLLEKVADDVEVLVPGHGSVALADQVRVRIGQDREYLHALRDGRAPDDPRLGSSVEPGWEWVNDIHEGQAARTARRNEQNGADG is encoded by the coding sequence ATGCTGACGCCGGTCGCGGACGGTGTGCTGGTACACCAGAGCGAGTTGCTGCGGAACAACACCGTTGTCGTGCAGGGCGAGGCCGGTGTGCTGGTCGTCGATCCCGGGTTGACGACCGGCGAGATGGGCTGCCTGGCGGAGGACCTTCGCCAGTTGGGTCAGCCCGTCGTGGCAGGTTTTGCGACGCATCCGGATTGGGATCACGCGTTGTGGCACCCGGAGCTCGGGCAGGTGCCGCGTTACGGCACGGCCCGCTGTTCGGCGTACCTGCGAGAGCTCCGCTCGGAAGAGGGGTGGAAGGCTCGCGTCGCAGCAGGGCTGCCGCCGGAGATCGCCGACGAGACACCGTTGGAACTGTTCGGACTCATCGTGGGGTTGCCCGCTGGAGCAGAGCTGATTCCGTGGGACGGGCCTGAGGTACGGGTGATCGAACATCCGGCTCATGCTCCGGGCCATGCGGCGCTGTTGGTCGAGGATCGCGGGGTGCTCGTCGCCGGCGACATGCTGTCCGATCGTTTCGTTCCGATGCTCGACGACACGGAGCATCCGGTCGAGGACTATCTCGCCGGGCTACGGCTCCTGGAGAAGGTGGCGGACGACGTCGAAGTGCTCGTGCCGGGGCACGGATCCGTCGCCCTCGCCGATCAGGTCCGGGTGCGGATCGGCCAGGACCGGGAGTACCTGCACGCACTGAGGGACGGCCGCGCTCCGGACGACCCGAGGCTCGGGTCTTCGGTCGAGCCCGGCTGGGAGTGGGTGAACGACATCCACGAAGGCCAGGCCGCGAGGACGGCGCGACGCAACGAACAAAACGGCGCCGACGGCTAG
- a CDS encoding FBP domain-containing protein, with the protein MKPLTEHDIRTSFVNCSKGAAKRLPLPKDLADLDHWDDLDFLGWSDLSAPDRSYLVLERAAGPVGLTLRSASGNRGFLRRSMCSLCLTTHPGGGVCLMTAPKAGPAGREGNSVGLYVCADLDCSLYVRGKKKAAPGGRMEESLTVEQQIERLRGNLDAFVERILH; encoded by the coding sequence ATGAAACCCCTGACCGAGCACGACATCCGTACCTCGTTCGTCAACTGCTCGAAGGGCGCGGCCAAACGCCTCCCACTGCCCAAGGACCTGGCGGACCTCGACCACTGGGACGATCTGGACTTCCTGGGCTGGTCCGATCTGTCCGCGCCCGACCGCAGCTATCTCGTCCTCGAACGCGCCGCCGGACCCGTCGGCCTGACCCTGCGCTCCGCTTCCGGCAACCGCGGCTTCCTGCGTCGCAGCATGTGCTCGCTGTGCCTGACCACGCATCCCGGCGGCGGCGTCTGCCTCATGACCGCCCCCAAGGCAGGCCCGGCCGGCCGCGAAGGCAACTCGGTGGGCCTCTACGTCTGCGCCGACCTGGACTGCTCGCTGTACGTACGGGGGAAGAAGAAGGCGGCACCGGGCGGGCGGATGGAGGAGTCGCTCACCGTCGAGCAGCAGATCGAGCGCCTGCGGGGCAACCTCGACGCGTTCGTGGAGCGGATCCTCCACTGA
- a CDS encoding MFS transporter encodes MPLALLALAVGAFGIGTTEFVMMGLLPDVADDLGISIPTAGHLVSAYALGVVIGAPLLAAATTRMSRRAVLIALMALFVVGNALSAVAPGEISLLAARFVSGLPHGAFFGVGAVVATGMVAPERRARSVSLMFLGLTVANIVGVPAATAMGQQLGWRATFLGVSAIGVAAIAALAFLIPRDSAPAPATGLRGELAALRSLPVWLALGTTVAGFGALFAAYSYITPMLTDAAGFAETSVTLLLALFGVGATAGNLLGGRLADHSLRGTLFGGLASLVVVLALFPLLMRTPVTAAASVALLGMAAFVTGSPLQLMVMEKAAAAPSLASSANQAAFNLANAGGAWIGGLALAAGFGATSPATAGAALAVLGLAVAATARAVDRRRAALAPAPGRVVAGHVPDSDRAASHAGVTD; translated from the coding sequence ATGCCCCTGGCCCTGCTCGCCCTTGCCGTGGGCGCCTTCGGCATCGGTACCACCGAGTTCGTGATGATGGGCCTGCTGCCCGACGTCGCGGACGACCTGGGCATCTCCATCCCCACGGCCGGCCACCTCGTCTCCGCCTACGCGCTCGGCGTCGTCATCGGCGCCCCGCTGCTCGCGGCGGCCACGACCCGGATGTCCCGCCGCGCCGTCCTGATCGCCCTGATGGCGCTGTTCGTGGTGGGCAACGCCCTGTCGGCCGTCGCCCCCGGCGAGATCTCCCTGCTCGCCGCCCGCTTCGTCAGCGGCCTGCCGCACGGCGCCTTCTTCGGCGTCGGCGCGGTCGTCGCCACCGGCATGGTCGCGCCGGAACGCAGGGCCCGCTCCGTCTCCCTGATGTTCCTCGGCCTCACCGTCGCCAACATCGTCGGCGTCCCGGCCGCCACCGCCATGGGCCAGCAACTCGGCTGGCGGGCCACCTTCCTCGGCGTGAGCGCGATCGGCGTGGCGGCGATAGCGGCGCTGGCCTTCCTGATCCCGCGCGACAGCGCCCCCGCCCCCGCCACCGGCCTGCGCGGCGAACTGGCCGCCCTGCGTTCCCTGCCCGTGTGGCTGGCGCTCGGCACGACGGTCGCGGGCTTCGGCGCGCTCTTCGCGGCCTACAGCTACATCACGCCGATGCTGACCGACGCCGCCGGGTTCGCCGAGACCAGCGTGACGCTGCTGCTGGCCCTCTTCGGCGTCGGCGCCACCGCGGGCAACCTGCTGGGCGGCCGCCTGGCCGACCACTCCCTGCGCGGCACCCTCTTCGGCGGCCTCGCCTCCCTCGTCGTGGTCCTCGCCCTGTTCCCCCTCCTGATGCGTACGCCGGTCACGGCGGCCGCGTCGGTGGCCCTGCTCGGCATGGCCGCCTTCGTCACCGGCTCGCCCCTCCAGCTGATGGTCATGGAGAAGGCCGCCGCGGCCCCCTCCCTGGCCTCCTCCGCCAACCAGGCCGCCTTCAACCTCGCCAACGCGGGCGGCGCCTGGATCGGCGGCCTGGCCCTGGCCGCCGGATTCGGGGCCACCTCCCCGGCGACGGCGGGCGCGGCCCTGGCGGTCCTCGGCCTCGCGGTCGCGGCCACGGCACGGGCGGTGGACCGCCGCCGCGCGGCCCTCGCCCCGGCTCCCGGCCGCGTGGTCGCGGGCCACGTGCCGGACTCCGACCGGGCCGCATCCCACGCCGGAGTGACGGACTGA